AAAGATCCAGGCGTCGCGAACCCCGCCGCCGGGCTTGAGCAGCAGGGAGGTCGCGGCGATCGGATCCGTCTCCACCGTTGCGGCAACCACCTGGCTGAGGACGGCATCCCGCAACGCCCCCTCGGGGAGTGACTGGGCCCAGTTGCGCGCGGCGATGGGATCCCTGAAACCCCACTGGCGGGCCACCGTGCCGAGGAGGTGGCGTTGAAGGCTGGCGCTGCGGACCCCAAGGGCAAGTTCGGCCGCGCGGGCCGGATTCTCCGGGGCGAAGCCTTCAAGGAAGGCCTGCCAGAGTTCCGGGCCGGACTCCGAGGGCGGGAGGGCCAGCAACGCCCCAATGGCCGCGTCGGGATCCGCTTCCGCCCATGAGGACAGGATGCCGCCCAGTTGGAACCGGTGTTCCCGTCCGGTGAGGGTTTGGAGGGCCGCCGGGGCCGCATTGGCGGCGTCCACAGAAGCCCACAGATTGAAGAACCGGGTCAGGAAATCCCGGCGCTCGGGGCCGTTCGGCAATCGGGACAGGAACGCCACGCCGACATCCGGTGCGTACAATCCGAGGGCCTCGGCCAGCAACGCCGTTCCCTGGCGGCGCTCGGCACCCGCGGGCAGCCGACGGTACCAGTTCACAACGGCCGCCGGATCATGCCGCGCCCACCCCTGCAGGGCACCGCGCAGACACTGTTCGCGTTCCCATCGGGGCGTGACCGTCGCGACCCAGGCCAGGGCTGTCTCGGGCTCGCGGGCCGTCCAGAGTTCCAGCAGCCGGTTCCGGTAGATTCTCCAGGAGTCATCGGGCAGCAGGCGCCCGGCGATCTCGAGCGCACCCGCCGCCTCGGCAATCCGGGTCCTTGCCGCCAGGATGCGGAGCCGGTCGCGCCGAATCTCCACGTCCGGCTCCAACCGTGTTTCCTTCAGGGCGGCCTCCAGTTCGGCGAGCGTGAGCAGCCCTGCCACCGCCGGGGCCTGGCGGGGCTTGGTGCGGGTCGGACCGGGCTCGGGAGCCGCGGAGTCCGCATCCAAATCGATCACGGGCGGCACCGGACGGGGGCTGCGCGAAGCCCCCTGAGGCAGCAGGCGCCCCAGGAGCAGCCCGGCGACCAGGGCCACAACCGCCACTGGAATCCGAGACGTCACACCGGGGCAATGGAGGCACGAACCGGTGCATTGATCAACTGATGCGTGGCCCGCCGGTCGGAATTCGCGCGGTGGCGCGGGCGTGGGGACTCAGGTCAGTCCGGTTTCGGGCAGCCACTCAAGGCCCTTCTGGAAGCGGACCAGGTTCTCCACCGTCACCCGGCTGATCTCCTGCAGGGCCTCCACCGTCAGGAACGCCTGATGCGAGGTGATCAAGACGTTGGGATAACTCAACAGCAGGGCGAGTTCGTCGTCGGTCGGAACCTCGCCGGAAAGGTCCTCAAAAAAGACGCCCTCCTCCTCCTCGTAAACATCCAGCGCCACGCCGCCCAGGCGCCCCGACTTGAGCGCCTCGAGCAGGGCGGTGCTGTCCACAAGCTTGCCGCGGCTGGTGTTGAGCAGGTAGGCGCCCGGCTTCATCGCCGCGAAGGTCTCCCGGCGCAGCAGGTGATGCGACTCCGGAGTCAGAGGCAGGTGAAGGGACACGATGTCACTGGCACCGAGCAGATGGGGGAGATCGGTGTAGTGGACGCCCGCAGCCGTCGCCCACGACTCCTGGGGAAAGGCATCGGTGGCCAGCACATGGCACCCGAATCCGCGGAAGATGGATGCCGTGATCCTGCCAATGCGGCCGGTGCCCACGATGCCCACGGTCCTGCCGTTCAGGTCGAAGCCGGTGAGCCCCGCGAGGGAGAAATTGTGCTCGCGGACCCGGTTGTAGGCGCGGTGGATGCGACGGTTCAGGGTCAGCAGCAGGGCCACGGTGTGTTCGGCCACCGCATGCGGCGAATAGGCCGGCACGCGCGAGACGGCGATCCCCGCCGCCCGGGCCGCCTCCAGATCCACGTTGTTGAACCCGGCGCAGCGCAGGGCGACGTGCACCACCCCGCAACCTCGCAGCACGTCAAGGCAGGCGGCGTTGAGGACATCATTGACAAACACACAGACCGCCCGGGCCCCGCGCGCGGTTTCGGCGGTCTCATCCGTGAGCCGGAACTCATGGAACTTCCAGTCGAGTCCGGCAGCCCGCCCGGCAGGCTCCAGGAACTGGCGGTCGTAGGGTTTGGTATCGAAGACGGCAATGTTCATGGGGGCGGGCTATTCAGGG
The nucleotide sequence above comes from Verrucomicrobiia bacterium. Encoded proteins:
- a CDS encoding 2-hydroxyacid dehydrogenase produces the protein MNIAVFDTKPYDRQFLEPAGRAAGLDWKFHEFRLTDETAETARGARAVCVFVNDVLNAACLDVLRGCGVVHVALRCAGFNNVDLEAARAAGIAVSRVPAYSPHAVAEHTVALLLTLNRRIHRAYNRVREHNFSLAGLTGFDLNGRTVGIVGTGRIGRITASIFRGFGCHVLATDAFPQESWATAAGVHYTDLPHLLGASDIVSLHLPLTPESHHLLRRETFAAMKPGAYLLNTSRGKLVDSTALLEALKSGRLGGVALDVYEEEEGVFFEDLSGEVPTDDELALLLSYPNVLITSHQAFLTVEALQEISRVTVENLVRFQKGLEWLPETGLT